In Sebaldella termitidis ATCC 33386, one DNA window encodes the following:
- a CDS encoding ABC transporter substrate-binding protein, translating to MKKISMRLMILITGIIFLTACGKKDDTGTTETGAAAGGQVTVEFMHSMVEQERLDQINEIIAEFEKENPDIKIKQIPVDEDSYQTKVTTLGSSGKLPAIIEVSNDYAKVMAKNEFVDYEAVNKVIQDKGADSFYDGALRVLKTEDGANYAAVPISGWVQGVWYNKKAFQEKGLKEPETWEDILAAAKAFNDPANKKYGIALATAKSVMTEQVFSQFALSNGANVLNGEGKAALDTPEMKEAIEYYQELAKYTMPGSNDVSQVKDAFLNGSAPMVIYSTYILPAAYKEGITDDLGYAVPTKKQGAAFGVVSALTITNGLDDNQKAAAEKFVAFMLKDQSNAKWILMSPGGLQPVIKSVATSPEYTSNEVIKTFSAFSSDLTSSFNNLQMFGVVDGKNFIVMGDITNAGIIGGMINEIVVNNKDIAAGMKAAQEQIAEIAQ from the coding sequence ATGAAAAAAATAAGTATGAGGTTAATGATTTTAATTACTGGAATTATTTTTCTGACTGCCTGCGGAAAAAAAGATGATACAGGAACAACTGAAACAGGTGCAGCAGCCGGCGGGCAGGTAACTGTGGAATTTATGCATTCAATGGTAGAACAGGAAAGACTTGATCAGATAAATGAAATAATAGCAGAATTTGAGAAAGAAAATCCGGATATAAAAATAAAACAAATACCGGTAGATGAAGACTCTTACCAGACTAAAGTAACTACACTCGGATCAAGCGGAAAGCTTCCGGCAATAATAGAAGTGAGCAATGATTATGCAAAAGTAATGGCTAAAAATGAGTTTGTAGATTATGAGGCAGTAAATAAAGTAATACAGGATAAAGGTGCTGACAGTTTTTATGACGGGGCATTAAGAGTATTAAAGACAGAAGACGGGGCTAATTATGCAGCTGTTCCTATCAGCGGATGGGTTCAGGGTGTATGGTATAACAAAAAAGCCTTTCAGGAAAAAGGACTAAAAGAGCCTGAAACATGGGAAGATATTCTGGCAGCAGCCAAAGCATTCAATGATCCTGCGAATAAAAAATACGGGATAGCACTTGCTACTGCAAAAAGTGTAATGACAGAACAGGTATTTTCACAGTTTGCATTATCAAACGGGGCAAATGTACTGAACGGAGAAGGAAAAGCAGCACTTGACACTCCTGAAATGAAAGAAGCGATAGAATATTACCAGGAGCTTGCAAAATATACAATGCCCGGATCAAATGACGTATCACAGGTAAAGGATGCGTTTTTAAACGGATCGGCTCCTATGGTGATTTATTCTACTTATATACTTCCGGCTGCATATAAAGAAGGAATAACAGATGATCTTGGGTATGCTGTTCCTACAAAAAAACAAGGAGCGGCTTTCGGGGTAGTTTCTGCACTTACTATTACAAATGGTCTTGATGATAATCAAAAGGCAGCGGCAGAAAAATTTGTAGCATTTATGTTAAAAGATCAGTCTAATGCAAAATGGATACTTATGTCTCCGGGCGGATTACAGCCTGTAATAAAATCTGTAGCTACGAGTCCTGAATATACATCTAACGAAGTAATAAAAACATTTTCGGCATTCAGTAGTGATCTGACATCTTCATTTAATAACCTTCAGATGTTTGGTGTAGTGGACGGGAAAAATTTCATAGTAATGGGAGATATTACCAATGCAGGAATTATAGGCGGAATGATTAATGAAATAGTGGTAAATAACAAGGATATAGCTGCCGGTATGAAAGCAGCACAGGAGCAGATAGCTGAAATTGCACAATAA
- a CDS encoding carbohydrate ABC transporter permease produces the protein MKKHKVYKDTKLAVALLAPSILLIVLLIGYPMIYNFIISFQKIPLNPRLTPKLVGLKNYSTVITDINFYKSLLLTILYTFFSVAGSTVVGLGAAIFVNRNFKFKGTARSLIILPYIVPSISLVFAWKYMFNNIYGIINYMLVDKLHILKEAPLWFDNPTSAFILVVLFSVWKFFPYAFLSFLAILQTLDSTLYEAAEIDGANKWQQFLAITIPCIKPVLMVVITLRTIWVFYMFADVYLLTKKVNILGVYLYEMAFARNDLGKAAAISILLFVIIFSFIIFIRKKVDINEQK, from the coding sequence ATGAAAAAACATAAAGTTTATAAGGATACAAAGCTGGCTGTGGCACTTCTTGCTCCAAGCATATTATTAATAGTTCTTTTGATAGGTTATCCTATGATTTATAACTTTATAATAAGTTTTCAAAAAATTCCTTTAAATCCAAGACTGACACCTAAATTAGTGGGATTAAAAAATTATTCTACGGTTATAACAGATATAAATTTTTATAAATCACTGCTTCTTACTATTTTGTATACATTTTTTTCTGTAGCGGGAAGTACTGTGGTAGGATTAGGAGCAGCCATTTTTGTAAACAGAAACTTCAAATTTAAAGGAACAGCAAGATCATTGATAATACTTCCTTATATAGTTCCTTCAATATCTCTGGTATTTGCATGGAAATATATGTTTAATAATATATACGGAATCATAAATTATATGCTTGTAGATAAACTGCATATTTTGAAAGAGGCTCCGCTATGGTTTGATAATCCCACAAGTGCCTTTATACTGGTAGTATTATTTTCAGTATGGAAATTTTTCCCGTATGCATTTTTATCATTTCTGGCGATATTACAGACACTGGACAGTACACTGTATGAAGCGGCAGAAATAGACGGGGCAAATAAATGGCAGCAATTTCTGGCTATTACCATTCCGTGTATAAAGCCTGTGCTTATGGTAGTAATAACACTGAGAACCATCTGGGTATTTTATATGTTTGCGGATGTATATCTGCTTACCAAAAAAGTAAATATACTGGGAGTATATCTATATGAAATGGCCTTTGCAAGAAATGATCTCGGTAAAGCGGCGGCAATTTCCATACTGCTCTTTGTAATAATATTCTCATTTATAATATTTATAAGAAAGAAGGTGGATATAAATGAACAGAAATAG
- a CDS encoding carbohydrate ABC transporter permease, whose product MNRNSKTARRINKIVFYVSLVFMLFIILFPFIIMLSTSLKGAKEAIQYPPTIIPKNITFEHYRDIFNPKIFPFLNYFKNSLYVAVFTAIISVAAGIFGGYSLSKLNFMGKTVINDSFYTVYMFSGILLVVPLFRIMSKLGLHDTKTALIITLVVQTLPTSIYMLKSYFDTIPKDLEEAGMIDGLNRIQIIFKIIIPLSLAGIASVFIYCFMIAWNDYLFAVVFISSPEYFTLPIGLNALFNTPDYIWGRMMAASLVTALPVVIMYAVSEKFIRGNMVAGGVKG is encoded by the coding sequence ATGAACAGAAATAGTAAAACAGCGAGAAGAATAAATAAAATAGTGTTTTATGTATCACTGGTATTTATGCTTTTTATAATTTTATTTCCTTTTATAATTATGCTGTCTACATCTCTAAAAGGAGCGAAAGAAGCAATACAGTATCCGCCGACTATAATACCCAAAAATATAACATTTGAGCATTACAGGGATATATTTAATCCGAAAATATTTCCGTTTCTGAATTATTTTAAGAACAGTCTTTATGTGGCGGTATTTACAGCAATAATATCTGTAGCTGCGGGAATTTTCGGAGGATACAGCTTGTCAAAGCTGAATTTTATGGGAAAAACAGTTATAAATGACAGTTTTTATACTGTCTATATGTTTTCGGGAATTCTTCTGGTAGTACCGCTGTTCAGAATAATGTCAAAGCTCGGGCTGCATGATACGAAGACAGCATTGATAATAACACTGGTGGTACAAACACTGCCGACATCAATTTATATGCTGAAAAGTTACTTTGATACAATACCTAAGGATCTGGAAGAAGCCGGAATGATAGACGGGCTGAACAGAATACAGATTATTTTCAAAATAATAATACCACTTTCCCTTGCAGGGATTGCATCTGTATTTATATATTGTTTTATGATTGCATGGAATGATTATTTATTTGCAGTGGTATTCATATCATCACCGGAATATTTTACACTCCCTATAGGGCTTAATGCATTATTTAATACACCTGATTATATTTGGGGAAGAATGATGGCAGCATCATTAGTAACAGCACTTCCTGTAGTAATAATGTATGCTGTATCGGAAAAATTCATAAGGGGAAATATGGTAGCCGGCGGAGTAAAGGGATAA
- a CDS encoding zinc-dependent alcohol dehydrogenase: MKALIATAPRKAELLDYEDREMAENEVKVKVEFASPKHGTEVVDFRGLSPFIDEDYDTEWQIFKKRGDDEARGVVFGEFNLGNMFVGKITEKGKNVTEYEIGDTVCSYGSIRETQIVNAVDNYKLRKLPEGVSWKNAVCYDPAQFAMSGFRDANVRAGDYVVIIGLGAIGQILIQLAKKAGAGIVIGVDPIKIRRDIAEKHGADYCYDPTACDVGLEIKKATNKMGADSVIETSGSAQALQAALKGIAYGGTISYVAFAKPFPEGLNFGREAHFSNAKIVFSRASNEPNPDYPRWNRKRIEDTCWNLLMSNYIDCEDIIDPVVNFADSAEAYEKYVDQHPDLSIKMGIIVGGEQDV, from the coding sequence ATGAAGGCATTAATTGCTACAGCACCCAGAAAGGCTGAATTACTGGATTATGAAGACAGAGAAATGGCAGAGAACGAAGTAAAGGTAAAAGTGGAATTCGCTTCGCCGAAGCACGGTACAGAGGTAGTGGATTTCAGAGGACTTAGTCCTTTTATAGATGAAGACTATGATACTGAATGGCAGATTTTCAAAAAAAGGGGTGATGATGAAGCAAGAGGTGTAGTATTTGGGGAATTTAACCTAGGTAATATGTTTGTAGGGAAAATTACTGAAAAGGGCAAGAATGTTACAGAATATGAAATAGGGGATACTGTATGCTCATATGGTTCTATAAGAGAAACACAAATAGTAAATGCAGTGGATAACTATAAATTAAGAAAGCTTCCCGAAGGAGTATCATGGAAAAATGCAGTCTGCTATGATCCGGCACAGTTTGCCATGAGCGGGTTTCGTGATGCTAATGTAAGAGCCGGGGATTATGTGGTAATAATAGGTCTTGGAGCAATAGGGCAGATATTAATACAGCTTGCTAAAAAAGCAGGAGCCGGAATAGTAATAGGTGTAGATCCCATAAAAATAAGAAGAGATATAGCAGAAAAACACGGTGCTGATTATTGTTATGATCCTACAGCATGTGATGTAGGATTGGAAATAAAAAAAGCAACAAACAAGATGGGCGCGGATTCTGTCATAGAAACGAGCGGAAGTGCACAGGCTCTTCAGGCTGCATTAAAGGGAATAGCTTACGGAGGGACAATATCGTATGTAGCTTTTGCAAAGCCGTTTCCCGAAGGTTTGAATTTTGGACGTGAGGCACATTTCAGCAATGCAAAAATAGTATTTTCAAGAGCATCAAATGAACCAAACCCTGATTATCCAAGATGGAACAGAAAAAGAATAGAGGATACATGCTGGAATCTACTGATGAGTAATTATATCGACTGTGAAGATATTATAGATCCGGTGGTAAATTTTGCGGACTCAGCAGAAGCATATGAAAAATACGTAGACCAGCATCCCGATTTAAGCATAAAAATGGGAATAATAGTAGGAGGGGAACAAGATGTTTAA
- a CDS encoding sugar phosphate isomerase/epimerase family protein produces MFKICTQDQAFLPRELKERFQKVQDMGFDGYEIDGALLLNNLDEVKEAIKETGLPVVSACGGYRGWIGDFIEERRLNGIEDIQKILEALQEIGGKGIVVPAAWGMFTFRLPPMQSPRSAEGDRKAILDSLKILDKKAGETNTVIFLEPLNRYQDHMINTLAAARSIIEEGKFQNVKLIADAYHMNIDEDNMFQSLIDNKDMVKHIHIAENHRFQPGSGSMDFKKLFKTLKDINYDGYVVYECRIRGENPEKEYQKSLEYLKSCE; encoded by the coding sequence ATGTTTAAAATTTGTACACAGGATCAGGCTTTTTTGCCGAGAGAGCTGAAAGAAAGATTTCAAAAAGTACAGGATATGGGGTTTGACGGTTATGAAATAGACGGAGCATTATTGCTTAATAATCTTGATGAAGTAAAAGAAGCCATAAAGGAAACCGGACTTCCCGTAGTAAGTGCATGCGGAGGATACAGAGGCTGGATAGGCGATTTTATAGAAGAAAGAAGATTAAATGGGATAGAGGATATACAAAAAATACTGGAAGCTCTGCAGGAGATAGGTGGAAAAGGAATTGTAGTTCCGGCAGCATGGGGAATGTTTACTTTCAGACTGCCTCCGATGCAGTCTCCGAGAAGTGCAGAGGGTGACAGAAAGGCAATACTGGATTCATTAAAAATATTGGATAAAAAGGCAGGAGAAACAAATACTGTCATATTTCTTGAGCCTCTTAACAGATATCAGGATCATATGATAAATACTCTTGCAGCAGCAAGAAGTATAATAGAAGAAGGAAAATTTCAGAATGTAAAATTAATAGCTGATGCATATCATATGAACATAGATGAGGATAATATGTTTCAGTCACTTATAGATAATAAGGATATGGTAAAACATATACATATTGCGGAAAATCACAGATTTCAGCCGGGATCGGGAAGCATGGATTTTAAAAAGCTGTTTAAGACTCTGAAAGATATAAATTATGACGGATATGTGGTCTATGAATGCAGAATAAGGGGTGAAAATCCTGAAAAAGAATATCAGAAATCACTGGAATATCTAAAAAGCTGTGAATAG
- a CDS encoding Gfo/Idh/MocA family protein codes for MSKLKAGIIGAGQIAETVHIANYQKYPEEVEVTAIVDTIPEKARAIAEKYNIPYYFSSAKKMFEALDLDIASICTPNKFHYENVMLALKNNCNVFCEKPPGIKAKEALEMLNLSKEKNKVLAYNFHHRHSTDVEYMKKSMDSGQLGDIYYGRIKALRRRGIPGWGVFTNKELQGGGPLIDLGVHMLDAALYLAGFPKIKSVSAFSYTKIGNVKNKGTLGEWNPEKFQVEDFLTGYIKFENGSVWNLETSFALNIKEKNTIMNVELFGTEGGMNLADMEIYTEANGELTDIKKAALAAEDKQEKSVRDFINVCKGDKNALITNAEEGYEIQRLVEALYTSAETGKEIEL; via the coding sequence ATGTCTAAATTAAAAGCCGGAATAATAGGAGCGGGACAGATAGCAGAAACGGTACATATAGCAAATTATCAAAAATATCCGGAAGAAGTGGAAGTAACGGCAATCGTAGATACTATTCCTGAAAAGGCTCGTGCAATAGCAGAAAAATATAATATCCCGTATTATTTTTCCTCTGCAAAAAAGATGTTTGAGGCTCTGGACTTAGATATTGCAAGTATATGCACTCCTAATAAATTTCATTATGAGAATGTGATGCTTGCACTAAAAAATAACTGCAATGTTTTTTGCGAAAAGCCGCCTGGGATAAAGGCAAAAGAAGCATTGGAAATGCTTAATCTGTCAAAGGAAAAAAACAAAGTTCTTGCTTATAACTTTCACCACAGACACTCTACAGATGTGGAATATATGAAAAAATCAATGGATTCAGGGCAGCTTGGTGATATTTATTACGGCAGGATAAAGGCTCTGAGAAGAAGAGGGATCCCCGGATGGGGAGTTTTTACCAATAAAGAGCTGCAGGGAGGAGGTCCGCTCATTGATCTAGGGGTTCATATGCTTGATGCAGCATTATATCTCGCAGGATTCCCGAAAATAAAATCAGTTTCTGCTTTTTCATATACTAAAATAGGAAATGTGAAAAATAAAGGGACTTTAGGTGAATGGAATCCAGAAAAATTTCAAGTGGAGGATTTTCTTACAGGTTATATAAAATTTGAAAACGGCAGTGTCTGGAATCTGGAAACATCATTTGCCCTGAACATAAAAGAAAAAAACACAATAATGAATGTCGAGCTGTTTGGAACAGAGGGCGGAATGAATCTTGCAGATATGGAAATATATACAGAGGCAAACGGTGAACTGACTGATATAAAAAAAGCCGCTTTGGCAGCTGAAGATAAGCAGGAAAAAAGTGTAAGAGACTTTATAAATGTGTGTAAGGGAGATAAAAATGCCCTTATTACAAACGCCGAAGAAGGCTATGAAATTCAAAGACTGGTGGAAGCTCTGTATACTTCAGCTGAAACAGGAAAAGAGATAGAGCTATGA
- a CDS encoding glycoside hydrolase family 65 protein encodes MIDKWRIEENVFSEKTSGKHEALMTLGNGYMGIRAGFEEEYAGQKRGFFIAGTYNRAGLNEVAELPNAADITAFEIIIDNERFSLLKGKIHEYNFTLDMKTGELKRELVWENTGNKKFKMIFRRFVSLENRHLVCSKVSIEALDEDSNVKIKTGVDGRQTNSGVQHFHEMEKRVYDDKFIQYVQRTTESNIDMYLNTFLHINPVLEKSFTIERRKLLAEITGVIRKKEILEIEKISLVYTSVDKEFINKDINIGEYSLDKIRELKDSRYNELFHSSSESWNNFWEKSEINIESSDEFDNFAVNFSLYHMQIMTPFHDNRFSVGAKGLTGEGYKGHVFWDTEIFMLPFFLYTNPETAKQLLEYRYGNLDEARKKAASKNCRGALFPWESAFDGKEETPEFAAINIKTGKANRVWSAEKEIHIVADIAYAVIEYFHVTGDTEFMKSAGLEILAECSEFWVSRAEIDSKTGKYVIKDVIGPDEYTEHIDNNTYTNYMAEYTVSETAKLLESFENKKDKIYLKLAEKLGLEEKIPLFRDFAANIYLPEPAETGIIPQDDTFLSKKIIDISRYADSDSKQGILKDYTRDEVVDMQVLKQADLVMFLYFFKDKFDKDIIRKNWNYYESKTIHDSSLSMAIHAITALYFGEKETAYKCFQKACLIDLGPNPHSSDDGIHAASLGAVWLTCIKGFGGISENGGMLNIEPVLPDNWEKLEFPLVFRKKAFRIKIDKKSVELFSESNDILEIFINKQKYELKDYLRVLY; translated from the coding sequence ATGATAGATAAATGGAGAATAGAAGAGAATGTATTTTCAGAAAAAACATCAGGAAAGCATGAGGCATTGATGACTCTGGGAAATGGTTATATGGGAATCAGAGCAGGATTTGAGGAAGAATATGCCGGTCAGAAGAGGGGCTTTTTTATAGCCGGAACTTATAACAGGGCGGGTCTGAATGAAGTCGCCGAGCTTCCTAATGCTGCTGATATAACAGCATTTGAAATAATTATTGATAATGAAAGATTCAGTCTTTTGAAAGGGAAAATACATGAATATAATTTTACTCTTGATATGAAAACAGGAGAACTGAAAAGAGAGCTTGTATGGGAAAATACAGGAAATAAGAAATTTAAAATGATTTTCAGGCGTTTTGTATCCTTGGAAAACAGACATCTTGTATGTTCGAAGGTGAGTATAGAGGCTCTTGATGAAGACAGTAATGTAAAAATAAAAACCGGCGTTGACGGAAGACAGACTAATTCAGGCGTACAGCATTTTCATGAAATGGAGAAGAGAGTGTATGATGATAAATTTATCCAATATGTACAGAGGACAACTGAAAGCAATATAGATATGTACCTTAATACATTTTTGCATATAAATCCGGTTTTAGAGAAGTCTTTTACAATAGAACGGCGGAAGCTTCTGGCAGAAATCACAGGAGTTATAAGGAAAAAAGAAATTTTAGAAATAGAAAAAATTTCTTTGGTTTATACATCTGTTGATAAGGAATTCATTAATAAAGATATTAATATCGGAGAATATTCTCTGGATAAGATAAGAGAACTGAAGGACAGCAGATATAACGAGCTGTTTCATAGCAGCTCGGAAAGCTGGAATAATTTTTGGGAAAAAAGCGAAATTAATATAGAAAGCAGTGATGAATTCGATAATTTTGCAGTAAATTTTTCATTATACCATATGCAGATTATGACCCCGTTTCATGATAACAGATTCAGCGTAGGCGCAAAGGGTCTGACTGGCGAAGGATATAAAGGGCATGTTTTTTGGGATACAGAAATATTTATGCTTCCGTTTTTTCTTTATACTAACCCTGAAACAGCAAAACAGCTTTTGGAGTACAGATATGGAAATCTTGATGAAGCACGTAAAAAAGCAGCTTCCAAAAACTGCAGAGGGGCATTGTTTCCTTGGGAAAGTGCTTTTGACGGAAAAGAAGAAACACCTGAATTTGCAGCAATAAATATAAAAACAGGAAAAGCAAACAGAGTATGGTCTGCGGAAAAAGAGATACATATAGTGGCAGACATAGCCTATGCAGTCATAGAATACTTTCATGTAACAGGGGATACAGAATTTATGAAAAGTGCAGGTCTGGAAATACTGGCTGAATGTTCTGAATTCTGGGTAAGCAGAGCAGAGATCGATTCTAAAACAGGTAAATATGTAATAAAGGATGTAATAGGGCCTGATGAGTATACAGAGCATATTGATAATAATACGTATACTAATTATATGGCAGAATATACAGTTTCTGAAACTGCAAAATTATTAGAAAGCTTTGAGAATAAAAAAGATAAAATATATTTGAAGCTGGCTGAAAAACTCGGCTTAGAAGAAAAAATACCATTATTCAGGGATTTTGCCGCGAATATCTATCTTCCTGAGCCTGCTGAAACGGGTATAATTCCTCAGGACGATACTTTTCTTTCAAAAAAAATAATAGATATAAGCAGATATGCGGACAGTGATTCAAAACAGGGGATACTAAAAGATTATACACGTGATGAGGTAGTGGATATGCAGGTATTAAAACAGGCAGATCTTGTGATGTTTTTATACTTCTTTAAAGATAAATTCGATAAGGATATTATCAGAAAAAACTGGAATTATTATGAAAGCAAAACAATTCATGATTCATCGCTAAGTATGGCTATCCATGCGATAACAGCTTTATATTTCGGAGAAAAGGAAACTGCTTACAAGTGTTTTCAAAAAGCCTGTCTTATAGATCTCGGTCCAAATCCGCATTCTTCGGATGACGGAATACATGCTGCCTCTCTTGGTGCTGTATGGCTCACATGTATAAAGGGCTTTGGGGGAATAAGTGAAAATGGCGGAATGCTGAATATAGAGCCTGTACTTCCTGATAACTGGGAAAAACTTGAATTTCCTCTGGTTTTTAGAAAAAAAGCATTCAGGATAAAAATAGATAAAAAATCTGTAGAATTATTTTCAGAAAGTAATGATATTCTGGAAATATTTATTAATAAGCAAAAGTATGAATTAAAAGATTATCTCAGGGTTTTATATTAA
- the pgmB gene encoding beta-phosphoglucomutase has translation MKKGVIFDLDGVIVDTAPFHYLAWKETADKLGIQIDEEFNESLKGIDRYNSLQKILEFGNVALEEEEKERLMKEKNDRYLELLEKLNEESILPGIESFIFELKKNGYKLALASASKNAPLILKKTGLYEYFDNIAEPGSVRAKPFPDIFLKGAELLGLEVSECVGIEDSYAGIQAINDADIFSIGIGDFEILSDADLNLKSTDFLTLELINNIV, from the coding sequence ATGAAAAAAGGAGTAATATTTGATCTTGACGGAGTTATAGTAGATACAGCACCGTTTCATTATCTTGCATGGAAAGAAACAGCAGATAAGCTGGGAATACAGATAGATGAAGAATTCAATGAAAGTCTAAAAGGAATTGACAGATATAATTCACTTCAAAAAATACTTGAGTTTGGTAATGTAGCTTTGGAAGAAGAGGAAAAAGAAAGACTGATGAAGGAAAAAAATGACAGATATCTGGAATTGCTGGAAAAATTAAATGAAGAAAGTATTCTGCCGGGAATAGAGAGCTTTATATTTGAGTTAAAAAAGAACGGGTATAAGCTTGCTTTAGCCTCTGCTTCAAAAAATGCACCCCTGATTTTGAAAAAAACCGGATTATATGAATATTTTGATAATATAGCGGAGCCGGGATCTGTACGAGCAAAGCCGTTTCCGGACATTTTTCTGAAAGGTGCTGAACTGTTGGGACTAGAAGTGTCAGAGTGTGTGGGAATAGAAGATTCCTATGCCGGAATTCAGGCTATTAATGATGCGGATATTTTTTCAATAGGGATTGGAGATTTTGAAATTTTATCGGATGCAGATTTGAATCTAAAATCTACGGATTTTCTAACTTTGGAATTAATAAATAATATTGTTTAA
- a CDS encoding NADH-dependent flavin oxidoreductase, whose translation MKEKYKNLFIPITLKNGAEVRNRIVMAPMTTFSGNSDGTVSEQELKYYKRRAKGLGMLITACIGVSLDGIAFPGQFTAFAENADENLKKLSEIIRNEGTKAILQIHHGGRMAVPALIPGGQAVSAGNIPSPRTPDVIPRELHEAEIDRIIEDFGKATKKAIDTGFDGVEIHGANTYLIQQFFSPHSNRRTDRWGGDIQKRMLFPMKVIDKVKRVAEEYGKKDFIVGYRFSPEEIETPGIRIEDTLVLVENLISKELDYIHISLQDIHAKPSMGSGYDKSMVEMIIDKVNGRIPVIAVGGIHTPDEALKIVEDGADMIALGRELIMEPDWVKKAEEDQEDEIAVKMSRGSKDKLVIPDALYKQIENTDGWFPFEK comes from the coding sequence ATGAAAGAAAAGTATAAAAATCTATTTATTCCAATAACTTTAAAGAATGGTGCAGAAGTGCGGAACAGAATAGTAATGGCACCAATGACAACATTTTCCGGAAATTCTGACGGAACGGTTTCCGAACAGGAGCTTAAATATTATAAAAGAAGAGCAAAAGGATTAGGAATGCTCATTACTGCATGTATAGGAGTTTCTCTTGACGGAATAGCATTTCCCGGACAGTTTACAGCATTTGCAGAAAATGCAGATGAGAATTTGAAAAAGCTGTCTGAAATAATCAGAAATGAAGGAACAAAAGCTATATTGCAAATACATCACGGAGGAAGAATGGCTGTGCCGGCTTTGATTCCCGGCGGTCAGGCAGTAAGTGCCGGAAATATACCAAGTCCCAGAACTCCTGATGTAATTCCGCGTGAATTACACGAAGCGGAAATAGACAGAATTATAGAAGATTTTGGAAAGGCAACTAAAAAGGCTATAGATACAGGTTTTGACGGTGTGGAAATACACGGAGCCAATACTTATCTGATACAGCAGTTTTTTTCACCGCACTCAAACAGAAGAACAGACAGATGGGGCGGAGATATACAGAAAAGAATGCTTTTCCCGATGAAAGTAATAGATAAAGTAAAAAGAGTAGCAGAAGAATACGGGAAAAAAGATTTTATTGTAGGCTACAGATTTTCACCTGAAGAAATAGAGACACCGGGAATAAGAATAGAAGATACACTGGTTTTAGTAGAAAATCTGATAAGCAAAGAGCTGGATTATATCCATATATCTCTTCAGGATATACATGCTAAGCCGAGCATGGGTTCAGGATACGATAAGTCAATGGTAGAAATGATAATAGATAAAGTAAACGGAAGAATACCGGTAATAGCTGTAGGAGGCATTCATACACCGGATGAGGCTCTGAAAATAGTTGAGGATGGTGCAGATATGATAGCATTGGGCAGAGAACTGATAATGGAGCCTGACTGGGTAAAAAAGGCAGAAGAAGATCAGGAGGATGAAATAGCTGTAAAAATGAGCCGTGGTTCTAAGGATAAATTGGTTATACCCGATGCTTTATATAAGCAGATAGAAAATACAGACGGCTGGTTTCCATTTGAAAAATAA